TCCGTTATTCAGgccttttcttcttttcgtgtgggttgtgaggtggaataccaacctcatcaaccctggtgtcatggttattactgagccgccaaaagccccagacatggctcatgtaacaactacatacttacatcagtaaggcttaacgtgccttccgaatcacggatcatcttactttcggtcaatcaggtgatcagcctgttatgtcctaacgaaaccagggatcacaaagtgatttcagtgagtgagtcaatggccccgattcctgcaaacaccgcctaattttattttaagttatatccgtcattttcatacccgtcgaaaaggaaagggacggatgattcacagctcttaattttaggaagaatgagtaaatgaatgtgtcgggttattgactgatgtaaaatttttagacggttggtttagatttgtgcttaaaattgacgtatgtttcataaattttatgcttgtcaattacccgtccctttccttttcggcggataagaaaatgacagatataacttaaaataaaattagatggtatttacaggaattagcaccagtaatcacttaattttcaataataaaatttacgtccttggaatgttggagataccaatttaatggtaacacttacgtcatcaaagggctagcaatggcggcttgtcataggattgagcatacctggtcttcttataccatggtctagccaactgtgtcagtgaataATGcactaagaaaaaataaatttgtgttCGGATCATTCATAGATAATTGACTCACGtgatttccagaatttgtgcctgGTTGATTTGACTTCAACATAGCTAGCGAAGAGTTGgtgtacaatggccccgattcctgcagacacctcctaattttattttaagttatgcctgtcgattgaccgtccctttccttttcggcggataagaaaatgacaggtttcagggtttttacagaaattagcacctATGTATATCCATATACTGTTATTAATATTACCTACCTCCTTGATAATCCTCTATGGAGGGCTGCAGTTCCTCTATTTGCAGTCTTGTCACCATCATCGTGTTGGCAAACATTACCTCCTCTAAGACATCAGCAGCTGAGTCGAAGACGTCTCCTATTGGTAAAATGATTAATTTTTTACAAAACCCGTAGCAgatcagttggaagaacgcttggctCTCAATGTGAGGTTGCAGCTTCGGATCCCAGCAGTAAACCAATGATTCATCAGAggtccttactcttactaggggGCGGGAAAGAAtctgaccccgataccgaccccgccggcgtggtcgacgttttccctcattcagcgcttatcgctatcgacccactagggtcgattaattctttcaaatattcttcctctcagacgacgccctaagccgaggttcgcgcccaactgggcaccttcaggcctgttgtcttaaacgttgtaccgggtgagagcctttagcgctccccatttgtctggccaagtagttaatgccatctgcggcaaatctacaataagtcacgtcaaaaaaaaagcgaaAGAATCTTAATaagggccctcacggggcattgcagactcaacaagcacctacatagaatggagctgaccgagtcccctttatgtagattctgtttaaaggaagatgagacgccattacacctgctgtgcagctgtgaggctctcatacacagtagaagCCGAGCTCTGGGGGGCCACACAATGGATCCCTAGGAGGTCATGGAGcttcctcccaaaaagacgctcggtctaatcgaacggatcggtctagaggagttttaaatatatatgtaggGACTTGGCCACAATAGACTGGCCATTCGAGCTGCATTAGTCCtcacaaaaacaaaaccacacaaaaaaaaaaacaacaaaaaaagtacttttcacgctttttgtttacttttgttttgtgtttatgttatactttttttttactttttttacgttattgaagactatagagaaccggagagaaaatatgattggccacctgatacgacacgattcatttataacaaacattatagaaggaaaaattgaagggaagagaggaaggggtagacctaggataacatttatgaaacaaataaaagagaaggtgcaggttgtgtcgtatcgggaggtgaaggttttggcgggaagaagagaggaatggcgattactccaccgacaagagcgcagctcactaacaccctgtatagaaggGACATTCTCTGCCCCCCACCGATtcgagcttggagcgagcttgatttacttCGACCCCCGATGGCGTGTGGTAATAACGACATTTTTATATCTAGTGACCTTTTGTTTGAAGAAACTGACCTTCGAAATTCTCATCGTCGTAAACCTCGTCGGCGGGGTCGGGGTGCAGCGTCTGCCCCTCGTCTAGAGCTGAGTGGAGAGCTTCAAGGTCGCTGGTGTTCTGTGGTACGAATCTGTGAAGAATACGTACGGACGaagtttaacggcctccgtggtccagtacacaaaaaccactttgtgatccctagtttggttaggacattacaggctgatcacctgattgtccgatagtaagatgatccgtgcttcggaacgcacgttaagccgttggtcccggttactactgactgatgtaagtatgtagtcgttacatgagccatgttaggggcctttggcggctcagtaataccctgacaccagggttgatgaggttggtactccacctcacaacccacacgatagaagaaggtataCCTCAACTGAGTGATGGGCTGGTCTTCAGGAtcgtagtcatcatcattatcctCGTTACTGGTGGGCTGTGGAGCCAGGTTGGGAAACACAGacctgaaacattttttttaaattatcaaatctacgtgtgcgtcaagctagcggcctcaaaaaaaaaatgggcacgaaaaataatttgaccataccaaaaattagtactcttatcaataagattttcaaaaaaaatagtacctgttgtaaaaaaaatagtaccatcacggttctggatttatagccatgttttattgcacttgctagcttgacggcgAGCGAAATttggccgctagcttgacgcacacaaatcTACATACGTgggagtcgtggtagcccagttggtcgcaggttcgaatccagcacaggcctaaacgaatgattgtcgaatttgttttcgaattcatgtttggatcataaatgattatcacgtgctcagcagtgaaggaaaacatcgtgaggaaacccacattcccgagaaatgcatttacggaggtatgtgacctaacctgtattgggctggtttttccttcgcgggttggaaggtcagacaggcagtcgcttctgtaaaaaatcggacctgtcaaatcttcaggttagataagcggaccctgtgacaaaatGGAAAATGCTTGACAGATAATGATCAAACCTACATACGTGACAAAACATCACTAAaaaacatcgtaacaaatactcagggggatgattcagctcacgattctgagtgaaattttccgtcgaaaaagaaagtattcgaaaacaaatgtGTTGAAGTATTTTAAATGACTTACTTGAGTTCATAATTCATGATCACACACAGGGCAGGGGACGGGTGTCTCTGGATGCCGTGGAAGGAGATGGTCGGATACAGGAGAGAGATTCTTGGAGCTGGTGACGCAGCTGAACTCCACACAACGTTGCTgaaattaaattcatcatcattcacCCATGTTCTTTTCAGTGcagcattcttcttctatcgggtaggttgtgaggtgaattaccaacctcatcaaccctggcgtaagggttattattgagccgccaatgaaTATAAAAGGTGATTTATGAcattttcaactgttttttATACATTGAATATGTTTAAAAGATCTTGTTGACATGTCCGGCTTTCGGACTCGTAAAATTCGGGGTTTTCACACATCTTGTCCTGTTTTCCAAATTTTTGAGATGGCAACCCTAACTatgtgggacttaaacatgaGTTGGCAGAGTGGGTGTACGTGTACAtaatgtactatacacctctgcctaccccttcgagggtattggcgtgatgccatgttatgtattaatttattgtttccaTACTTCATTCCATATTATTACCATAACTTCataggcatgtcgtaaaacccgaCATGATTGATATGGGCAAAACGCTGATCCCTTGACATGACACTATAAGATGCATCATCCTTcgttatgcgcactgctagggagtggaattctttgccgtcttctgtatttccgaatgtattaaccccgggtgctttcaaggccagattGAACAGGCACCTTTTGGACGAGTTCGCTCCATCtgaggcctcgtcaatgccttcgggcaagtttgGAGCCAAGCAAACCCATCAGaggtaaaaaaaacatcttaggacttcgcatAAATAGTAGACACAAgttatttgattacttgtggccctGCCCACCCCGTAAAGGGAtacaagcgtgagtttatgtatgtaaacattttaaatacctTACCTTCTAGTTACATGTAGCGTACCAGTACCAATTTCCTTGTCATAAACTATTAATTTAACTGAAGGAGCTTGGTAAATAATGTCGTCTTGTGGCGCAGAAGGCGCTACGGGTGACGAAACGAAAACGTTGGTAACCATTTTATTTATACGGactttaagttttaatttttaataattcagaaacatgaaatgaaataaattataatagcaagaaaaacagttttatttatttacgttctttgttctttttttctttgtcaAGAACAGCTGTCAATCAGCTGATAAATAGTGATGTCCACGATATCTATTGTGGATTTGTGgtctaattactaaatatgGTCTTTGGAACAGAACAAGATTGTTTTGAAAGGTCCTTATGTTGAAGaaaatcttgttttattttttattataaaaacttcCCCTTAATTTTACAACGACGGCGGGTCACTCTCTTTTAACTgtgagtattattttatttcacaaaaatcGACTCATGTTGATAattgattataaataaatatggccTTTTGTTTGTACGTGTATCCGAATACAGCCTTACTGAGAACATTTTTTTCCACTTGCAATACCAAAttaaaaacgtcaaaacgcaGACTAAAAATCTCCCTGAAGCTTGACGGTTCTCGATTCGTATTTCGCCGAATTTACATCGAATTTTTCCATTAGTCGTGGATTATTTTCCTTCATTTAGCTTCGTTGTGACTAGAAGAACATTTTGGTGTCGAATTTATTCGGTATAAAGCGTCAATCTCGTGGTAATTTGGAGGAGTTGTCACTTGTAGTATTTGTAGgtaagaatattatttttgttgttcaTGGATTTGCTGAGTAATTTCGGCCACCCGAGGGCTTTGTTACGGTCTTGTCACCGTGCCAAGTTTATTTACCGGTGCCAACCACCAGCCATTTCAGATTGGCGAAggaaacaaatgtttttttcaacCAATATAACCTTAGAATTAATATCAATATATCAATCGGTTTATGTTAGAACTTATCGGCTTAGCCCCCTTAATTAATGTCAAATTACTTGCAGTAATGGCCTTTTAGGCTTCTTCCTTTGCATAACAGGCTTTTACGCCGCAATAAAATGtaaacatgattttttttagaagTATTCAGGAAGTAAGCCATAGTATGAATTTCATCAAATTCAATCTATCAACTGTTGTATAATGCGTTGTGGTCTATTTACAAACAATGAGGTTCAATGACTGGCAGATGTGTTGACCTGCTTTGTCTaaaaaaaattttaataaatgttttcttttaaaaagaaaGTACCTACAATAAAACCAACACATAAATATCTCATTTTTACTTTAACAAAACTTACTTAGGTACCTCGAAATTTGCATAGGGTTGGTGATAttgttcatccctggtttatttacTGACTATAAGCAGTTTTGTTGTGTGGAATAAGTGAcgtgaaaaaacattttaagaataatttgttttgaaagcggttttactttataaatacataaattggTTGATTTGTTGATCAAATAACAATTAAAGTATTCCCTCTCTATAATAATCgctattataaaattacaatctAGGTATGCGTAACatagctcacaactatattccaaatggggcacccacacctcaccaagcttaatgttagaccaacttgataggtggtgagcagtaTCACCCTCTAATTTAAATACCATttttatgcgaataaatgattcatcatcatcatcaccagcccattaacgtccccactgctggggcacgggccttccctatggatggatagggagatcgggccttaaaccaccacgaataaatgattatgaattattattatgagccaactgtgtttgtaaaattaaaacattttgggTACCTTTGCAGTGAGAACAATCAGAGGTGGTTTGTTTGATTAggctattttcttttaatatttttttttaaaatgttttttttttgttgattctAGGTATATGAAGTGACGTTCCAATGATGTCTCTAAAGCCAAGAAATGTGGACTTCCAAGAGACTTGGGCCAACCTTAAGGAAACGGTGAGTAGACtcttgtcatattttttttcttacaaaataGTGGGAAATGATTCATACCGTGGTattagaaaaccaggtatgctcgatcctatgacaagccgccattgctagcccattgatgacgtaagtgttaccactgtgttaccattgaattggtatctccaaaattccaaggatgtaaattttattattgaaaattaagtgaattactgactaatgtgttaaattactattacttgtcacatatgtactataaaaatcattaaaactgtaagtaaatcttttactaaaacttcaaaatttccttgcaaagtaaattaaaagcaTTGGTTGtgggtaggtattttttttacgaaatggcaacgcagggtgggatgacgtcagctgggctaaccttgaaatgttagctatcacttttgaacatacctggttttcttataccatgtttcagagttgatatcaagtcgaacatcctgtcagaaaattcatgaaaattttactgaggggaatgattcagaccgtgattctgagttaatatcaagtggaattttccgtcgaaatattcatgttttttgttttttttttattattatcagttcgatacttttgcgacgtttccgcttgatatcaactcaggatcatggtctgaatcacctctcaaagtttttgttaccatgtcactaacaccctgtatatgtgttGTCCCACCAGGTGGCCGGGGTGGTGGGGCTGAAGTCTGTGGAGCGGTCAGTGTGGAACACGCGTTTCTCTGACGTGTACGCATTGTGTGTCGCACACCCGGAGCCTCTAGCCGATCGGCTTTATGATGAAACCCGGTGAGTAGCAGGAAGATACCactcatctatcgtgtgggttgtgaggtggattaccaaccccatcaaccctggcgtcagggttattattgagccgccataggcccctgacatgactcatgtaacgactacgtacttacatcagtaagtagtaaccgggcttAAAGTGCTTTCCGAAacacagatcgtcttacttttggacaatcaggtgatcagcgtgtaatgtcctaaccaaactagggatcacaaagtaatttttgtgatatgtccccaccgggaatcgaacccaggaccaccggatcgtgagcccaacgctcaactacagGACCACGGAactccataattttctacgggcagacatatctgtctaccctctttctttgccgcttgtttatgtttttgatatcggaatgttcggaaccatctgaactcgcaccaaactcgtaagaaaattatggatctacctactccactccaatctcatcagtcatcccgtgatcatggcacttgcaacagtgtcgaaatatcgggagtctcatatccccatttaaacgcggtaagaacccgttattatgtgctttaattatgttagTAATAATACCCTTAAAACAATGTTAGCAATTATCATGTTATGCGAAGCCTTTATTTTTGTCTGTGCCCGCAGGAACTTTCTAGAAGAGCACGTGGCGGGGCTGCTACAGCGCGTGCGCGGCTCCGCGCCCCTCGAGAACAACGACCACAATGATGGACTGCTCGCCAGGTCGTTACCGAACCTTAACGCACATTAGAATagaatcataaactgcctatatacgtcccactgctgggcacaggcctcccctcaatcaaccggagggggtatggagcatactccaccacgctgctccaatgcgggttggtggaggtgttttttacggctaatagccgggaccaacggcttaacgtgccctccgaagcacggaatcatcttactttttcggacaatcaggtgattcaagcctgaaaagtccttaccaaacaaaggacagtctcacaaagtgatttcgacaatgtccccatagggaatcgaacccggacctccagatcgtgagcctaacgctctaaccactagaccacggaggctgttgctgttgttgtagaatagaatagaaatagtttattataaaaggacgccacacacaaaaaaaagacaacaatatcatatcaaatttccactaaaacaattacaaaaaagcaagacagatgtttgtcgaaatgatcataaggtggtggtggacgtcctgagataaaagggcctcactcagcacaagtcgcggcgtgaaccacgacgctggtattatgtggaccctgttgggtgacgcacgaacatcgtgttccataaacatgtgttaatggtgtacatacattataatataataccaaattactttaatagaaatagtgtacataaacaaatattatcgcaaagatgtaggtatacataaatacattactCACACACTAACATCATCATTGgacctaatattattttaatctaATAGGCTATTAGTGAggggctcggtggcgcagcggtaaactcgctcggtctgcgattgttgaagttgagcaactttcgcaaaggccggtcataggatgggtgaccacaaaaaaaagttttcatctcgagctcctccgtgcttcggaaggcacgttaaaccgttggtcccggctggattggcagtcgttaataaccaccaatccgcactgggcccgcgtggtggtttaaggcccgatctccctgtccatccatagggaaggcccgtgccccagcagtggggacgttaatgggctggtgatgatgatgatatttatataTCCTATcctatactataataatatacataatacatatatattttagcATAGACAGAAGCAACTGATGGACATTCTTTAATATCCGCTGGAAGTTTAAGAGAAGGAATTAAAACTAGAGATGGGCCGGGCCGACTATGACTTTGGCCGACTAGCCGATTAGTCGGTTGTAAAATTGCCGACTAGTCGGCCTTGCCAATCATTGCTTTCGGCtaagtttttaactttttattatttaaaaagtacctacttgaAGCTGTTAAACGTTAAATATGTCGAAGAAAAAGTCACATGTTTGGACATTGGATTCCAGCAAAGTGAAATGTAATCAGTGCCAAGCTGTTATTTCTCGTGGAGGGACCGGAAAAAAGGCTAACACTACAAGTATGACGAATCATATCAAGTACAAGCATCCACAGCTGGTACCTCAATTAGGTTCTGTGGTTAAAAGTGTATCagatacaatataaaaatagtatGGGCCGACTAGTCGGCATTTGTGCCGACGAATCGCCGACTAGTCGTCGACTATAAATGTGGCCGGACAGTCGGCTTTCCCGACTAGTCGGTACATCTCTAATTAAAACTCT
This region of Pectinophora gossypiella chromosome 28, ilPecGoss1.1, whole genome shotgun sequence genomic DNA includes:
- the LOC126379262 gene encoding methylosome subunit pICln-like isoform X3, whose translation is MVTNVFVSSPVAPSAPQDDIIYQAPSVKLIVYDKEIGTGTLHVTRSNVVWSSAASPAPRISLLYPTISFHGIQRHPSPALCVIMNYELKSVFPNLAPQPTSNEDNDDDYDPEDQPITQLRFVPQNTSDLEALHSALDEGQTLHPDPADEVYDDENFEGDVFDSAADVLEEVMFANTMMVTRLQIEELQPSIEDYQGGKGRSIDRHNLK
- the LOC126379262 gene encoding methylosome subunit pICln-like isoform X4, whose product is MVTNVFVSSPVAPSAPQDDIIYQAPSVKLIVYDKEIGTGTLHVTRSNVVWSSAASPAPRISLLYPTISFHGIQRHPSPALCVIMNYELKSVFPNLAPQPTSNEDNDDDYDPEDQPITQLRFVPQNTSDLEALHSALDEGQTLHPDPADEVYDDENFEGDVFDSAADVLEEVMFANTMMVTRLQIEELQPSIEDYQGDDDEERG
- the LOC126379262 gene encoding methylosome subunit pICln-like isoform X2, whose amino-acid sequence is MVTNVFVSSPVAPSAPQDDIIYQAPSVKLIVYDKEIGTGTLHVTRSNVVWSSAASPAPRISLLYPTISFHGIQRHPSPALCVIMNYELKSVFPNLAPQPTSNEDNDDDYDPEDQPITQLRFVPQNTSDLEALHSALDEGQTLHPDPADEVYDDENFEGDVFDSAADVLEEVMFANTMMVTRLQIEELQPSIEDYQGGIGAIDSLTEITL
- the LOC126379262 gene encoding methylosome subunit pICln-like isoform X1, with the translated sequence MVTNVFVSSPVAPSAPQDDIIYQAPSVKLIVYDKEIGTGTLHVTRSNVVWSSAASPAPRISLLYPTISFHGIQRHPSPALCVIMNYELKSVFPNLAPQPTSNEDNDDDYDPEDQPITQLRFVPQNTSDLEALHSALDEGQTLHPDPADEVYDDENFEGDVFDSAADVLEEVMFANTMMVTRLQIEELQPSIEDYQGGIGAIVHQLFASYVEVKSTRHKFWKSHDDEERG